TGGCGGGAATTGGAGCTGGAATCTTACTTTGTATTGTATATAGCGCAACAGCATATGTTGGTGTATTGTGCAGTAGTAAGGTCGGAAATGTGGAAAATGGAACGCAGATTCTGACTTATGCAGTTCACGCATGTTTTGGCATCTATGGAAAAGTATTGATTGGTATTATATTTTTCATAGCATGTTTTAATGTATGTGTAGGTTTGCTATGTTGCTGTTCTGCATATTTCCACGAATTAGTTCCGAAGATTTCGTATTTTAAATGGTTACTTGTCTTTGCTGTCTTCAGTTTTGTGATTTCCTGTGCGGGATTAAATGCGATTTTAAATGTATCATTGCCGATTCTGAAAGTGATGTGTCCTATAGCAATTGCATTGACTTTTTATGGTCTTGTCAGACGTAAAAGGCAGTAATAAATATTTATCTCAGTCGAGAAGATTAAGTACGTTTGACTGAAATAGTGAAAAATCTGTAATATGGAGAATTTTAGAAATATATCAAAATCTCCTATATTACAGATTTTTTAGTTACATATGGATGTAGTTAAAGTGCTCTAAAAATTTATACCTCGCAGGATCGAGAAAATGTGCAGAAGATTATTTTAGTCAAATAATTCTTTCAACATAGCAGCATCAAATGTAACAGAGGATACATGATTTACCTCGATTTGATATAGTGCATTTGCTGCGATATGCTCGGCAGCCTGCTCCAGATCACGGATTCCAGTCGTATCTGAGAATTTTTCAATAATAGTGTCCAGAGCTTCTGGTGACACGATACATTCGCTTTCTTTTAAACTCATACGTTTTAAAATCTTTGGCAGTGCAAATTTGGAGAAAATAACTTTCTTCTCTTCTGGTGTGTAATCCGGAATATCAATAACAGCAAAACGTGACATTAACGGTGCACTGATCTGGGATTTATCATTGGCTGTTGCGATTGGATAAACACCGGAAGTTGGAATCATACACTCAATGTAGTTGTCTGTAAATCCAAGATTATCTAATAGTGTCAACAATACATCGGCTGGATTTCCATTTCCTTTACCGGAAGCAGCTTTGTCAAGCTCGTTGATAATGAAAACCAGGTTAGATTCTCCTGCCATTGCAAATGCATCCATAATAATACCGGTCTTGGCATTTGCGTATATACGGGAACTTCCGGTCAACTGTTCCGGGTCATTGATGGAGCTCATATCCAAAGTTGTCCAAGGCAGTTTAAGGATTCTTGCAACAGCGTAGGCAATTTGAGATTTTCCTGTTCCTGCAGGTCCTACCAGGAGAAGTCCGTAAGCCGGAAGGGTATGTGTACGGTTAATCTGGATGATTGTCTCTATAATACGTTGCTTTACGCGTTCCATACCGTAGAGTTCTTCGTCTAAGATACGTCTTGCTTCATCAGGATCAATTGATTCAAAATAATCTGTCTTCCACTGGATATTCATCATAATAGAAAGCGCACGCTGTGCGTGGCGTCGTTCTTCCGGGGATACTTCGTGGGATTTTGCAACTGCCAGATTACGTCTTGCCCAGAGACGGATGTTATCAGGAAGAGTTCTTCCGGCACAAGTAATGAAGTCGGTAATACTCTGAATACTTGTAAGTTTCATATCATCACCGAGTTCAGAGTCTTCCTCTTTCAGCGTCTCATCAAGCGGGGCGCTACTGGAAAAGAGCCGTTCCATCATAAACTGAAGGAAACCGTCTTCAGCAGATAATTTTGTGGCACCGCCATAGGCAATTTCACGAATTTTGTAGACTGCATAACCGTCTGGGAGGTTCTTACCGGACAGACGAACGTTGATATGATTTTCGCCGAGCCATTTGATCAGGCTTACAAAGCGGGAATCAATCTGAAGAATATTGGCACTGATAATGCCATCTTCTT
The sequence above is drawn from the Dorea formicigenerans genome and encodes:
- a CDS encoding AAA family ATPase: MPVFDFSNPESTTTTTEVTYTTFHSDKNVATPEDPILLLDNAPRQWAHHSCGVFTNPAKHTAFEFEEEDGIISANILQIDSRFVSLIKWLGENHINVRLSGKNLPDGYAVYKIREIAYGGATKLSAEDGFLQFMMERLFSSSAPLDETLKEEDSELGDDMKLTSIQSITDFITCAGRTLPDNIRLWARRNLAVAKSHEVSPEERRHAQRALSIMMNIQWKTDYFESIDPDEARRILDEELYGMERVKQRIIETIIQINRTHTLPAYGLLLVGPAGTGKSQIAYAVARILKLPWTTLDMSSINDPEQLTGSSRIYANAKTGIIMDAFAMAGESNLVFIINELDKAASGKGNGNPADVLLTLLDNLGFTDNYIECMIPTSGVYPIATANDKSQISAPLMSRFAVIDIPDYTPEEKKVIFSKFALPKILKRMSLKESECIVSPEALDTIIEKFSDTTGIRDLEQAAEHIAANALYQIEVNHVSSVTFDAAMLKELFD